Below is a window of Cupriavidus sp. MP-37 DNA.
CTCTCCTATACTCGGGCGCATGCAGGCTGCCGCCCCCGCCCCATCCGCTGCCCCCGCCGACGCGCTGCGTACGCTGCCGGACCACGACCTGATGCTGCTGGTCGCGGGCGGCATCATCGAGCAGCCGGTCACCGAGCTGTTCCGCCGGCATAACGCCGGCCTCTACAACTACCTGGCCTGGCTGTGCCAGGGCAATACCGGCGAAGCCGAGGACCTCGCGCAGAAGACCTGGGTCAAGCTGATGACCCGCTGCGGCGACTACCAGCCGAGCGCGGCGTTCCGCACCTTCCTGTTCCAGATCGCGCGCAATGCCTGGCTGGACCAGGTGCGCAGCGCCGATGCGCGCCAGCGCGACGCGCTGGACGACCACCTGCCCGAGCTGCCCGCCGACGACCTGTCGCCGGAAGCGGAACTGCAGCTGCGACAGCACGCGCAGCACGTCCACCGCGCGCTGCTGCAGTTGCCGGTCGCGCAGCGCGAAGTGGTGGTGCTGCGCTTCTTCAGCAATATGAGCGTCGAAG
It encodes the following:
- a CDS encoding sigma-70 family RNA polymerase sigma factor; protein product: MQAAAPAPSAAPADALRTLPDHDLMLLVAGGIIEQPVTELFRRHNAGLYNYLAWLCQGNTGEAEDLAQKTWVKLMTRCGDYQPSAAFRTFLFQIARNAWLDQVRSADARQRDALDDHLPELPADDLSPEAELQLRQHAQHVHRALLQLPVAQREVVVLRFFSNMSVEEIAAMLGEKFETVKSRLRYAFARLRADLAGSVPESRP